A part of Rhinoderma darwinii isolate aRhiDar2 chromosome 1, aRhiDar2.hap1, whole genome shotgun sequence genomic DNA contains:
- the LOC142739134 gene encoding permeability factor 2-like produces the protein MRTSVNILPFLAVCLTCIVLSGGMTLKRAGELRCQCIKTERRPIPLKQILNFEIIPKGPHCKHLEVIATVKTGKETSQDICLDTTAPWVKRIIDRTLDSSKTSKPTASNK, from the exons ATGAGAACAAGCGTGAATATCCTTCCATTCCTGGCTGTCTGCCTGACATGCATAGTGCTTTCAGGAG GAATGACATTAAAGAGGGCTGGAGAACTTAGATGTCAATGTATAAAAACGGAGCGCAGGCCGATACCTTTAAAGCAAATTCTGAATTTTGAAATTATCCCTAAAGGCCCACACTGCAAGCATTTGGAGGTCAT TGCCACTGTGAAAACTGGTAAAGAAACAAGTCAAGATATATGTTTAGATACCACCGCTCCATGGGTCAAGAGGATCATTGACAGAACTTTGGATTC GTCCAAGACTTCCAAGCCTACAGCATCTAATAAATAA